Proteins from a genomic interval of Rosa chinensis cultivar Old Blush chromosome 2, RchiOBHm-V2, whole genome shotgun sequence:
- the LOC112188660 gene encoding protein ABCI12, chloroplastic: MKVWLLALVVLPARSHIILRFGLVVYLAILSIWVLPRHAWMDQLGRVSLISGLLFIMLGLGVDGAPALVQLRTPPPAITGLSNLPASLAGYSYLIFKLGPIQFTRKGLSVASTAACLTFTVFQSASLCQTTTTPEELAFALRWFMLPLTNLGVPVAEVILTLMLSLRFISLVFDEVRNVALGIVSRRIDWQQLTMVETIDGKASIAFVWEVIAGELSVLKCLFVVTSPFW, encoded by the exons ATGAAGGTTTGGCTTTTGGCTCTAGTTGTGTTACCAGCGAGGTCACACATAATACTTCGTTTTGGATTAGTTGTTTACTTGGCCATTTTGTCAATATGGGTTCTGCCGAGACATGCGTGGATG GATCAATTGGGAAGAGTGTCTTTAATTTCTGGACTTTTGTTCATTATGCTAGGGCTGGGTGTAGATGGCGCACCAGCCCTTGTTCAGTTGAGAACTCCTCCTCCTGCAATCACAGGATTATCAAATCTTCCTGCATCTCTGGCAGGCTACTCATATTTAATTTTTAAGCTAGGACCAATACAGTTTACAAGGAAGGGCTTGTCTGTAGCAAGCACAGCTGCTTGTTTAACCTTTACG GTTTTCCAAAGTGCGAGCCTTTGTCAAACAACCACAACCCCTGAAGAACTTGCATTTGCCTTGCGGTGGTTTATGCTCCCTTTGACAAATCTTGGAGTTCCAGTGGCTGAAGTTATTCTTACACTCATGCTTTCGTTGAGGTTCATCAGTCTTGTGTTTGATGAG GTTCGTAATGTTGCATTGGGGATTGTATCTCGTAGGATAGACTGGCAACAGTTAACAATGGTGGAGACAATTGATGGTAAAGCCTCTATTGCATTTGTATGGGAAGtcatt GCTGGAGAATTATCTGTTCTTAAATGCCTATTTGTTGTGACATCTCCCTTTTGGTAA
- the LOC112186161 gene encoding uncharacterized protein LOC112186161, producing MNREWIHSKNKLSQEYKDGIKSFIDVAKHHLNANNETLCPCVKCQNYEPHSLSVIRYHLAKNGMAVTYEKWTEHGETKTPQMDVGQEERGPNDDVFDILNDVFPQENQTDQDLEGDDDSLGSSQEHAEVDDGSNMHRVEADKYEKLLAEAEREFFPGSQFSVLTAMVKLMHCKVLNHWTNKSFDMLLEILSLCCPKPNNIPPSFYAANKMLKSLGLGYEKIDACKHDCVLFYKEHEDKEKCPVCNESRYKPTVDSDNGKKKKKIPQKVLRYFPLKPRLQRLFLSKHTAINMRWHSDKRKDVAGTLSHPADSIAWKEFDRMYPNFAGESRNVRLGLATDGFNPFGNMSLSYSMWPVIVVPYNLPPWMCMKSQFSMMTLLIPGPSAPGKDIDVFLRPLIDELKELWEIGVQTYDKSTDSSFILKAAVLWTINDFPAYANLSGWSTKGFLACPVCNKDTRSQPLRSKICYMAHRSWLRKNHPWRKLPELFNNEVETRRPPKELSGDDVLLQLTQLRPCRPGKHKDNPDKNRKRLAVELNWTKKIVGTLLGLDKSKDTIKARLDLQDMGIRESLHLEKHGEKFKKRLAYYTITPPQRLQFCEWMSTTTFPDGYVSNISRNVKDEKITGLKTHDCHVLLQRLLPVGILPFLSKDVCDPIVELASFFEQICAKTLKVADLDRLQRDIVVILCKLEQIFPPAFFDIMIHLAVHLPQEAKIAGPVGYRWMFPIESQHYEILKRESPVKLEERQRDQFPSWFKTHITELYNLGSSDVTKELYALAFGPEDSVGTYTICNANGVRWHVKQLEQTRTMQNSGIMVPGSHNNSESDFYGQLVSIVKLDFPYGYSVFLFKDPYILAKQAQQVFYLDDLKLGAGWKVIQKIRHRHIWDVLENEESHDTETSYVDGVDQEEEASNITHPIEENVNSMPTLCRRDVEPEIVGLSSKDIEQSNISDDDFIDDNPLQEELLSGDEDNTRESDGYSDLD from the exons ATGAATAGAGAGTGGATTCATTCCAAAAACAAACTCAGCCAAGAATACAAGGATGGTATTAAGTCTTTCATTGATGTTGCAAAACATCATTTGAATGCAAATAATGAGACATTATGTCCTTGTGTTAAGTGTCAGAATTATGAACCACATTCTCTTTCAGTTATAAGATACCATTTGGCTAAGAATGGGATGGCAGTGACTTATGAGAAATGGACTGAACATGGAGAAACAAAGACACCGCAAATGGATGTCGGTCAAGAGGAGCGTGGACCCAATGATGATGTGTTTGATATTTTGAATGATGTATTCCCACAAGAAAATCAAACGGATCAAGACTTAGAGGGGGATGATGATTCATTGGGAAGTAGTCAAGAACATGCTGAGGTGGATGATGGGTCCAATATGCATAGGGTAGAAGCTGATAAGTATGAAAAATTGCTTGCTGAAGCTGAAAGAGAGTTCTTCCCTGGTTCTCAATTTAGTGTTTTAACGGCTATGGTAAAGCTGATGCATTGCAAAGTCCTCAATCATTGGACTAATAAGTCTTTTGATATGTTGTTAGAGATATTAAGTCTGTGCTGTCCGAAGCCAAATAACATTCCACCATCATTCTATGCTGCGAATAAGATGTTGAAAAGTTTGGGTTTAGGATATGAGAAAATTGATGCTTGTAAGCATGATTGTGTATTATTTTACAAGGAGCATGAAGACAAAGAAAAATGTCCGGTGTGTAATGAGTCAAGATATAAGCCTACTGTTGATTCAGATaatgggaaaaagaaaaaaaagatcccCCAAAAAGTGCTACGCTATTTTCCATTAAAGCCCAGATTACAGAGGTTGTTTTTGTCAAAACATACGGCTATTAATATGAGGTGGCACAGTGATAAAAGGAAGGATGTAGCTGGTACTCTGAGTCATCCGGCGGATTCTATTGCATGGAAGGAATTTGATAGAATGTATCCGAACTTTGCAGGAGAGTCACGAAATGTCAGATTAGGCCTTGCAACTGATGGATTTAATCCATTTGGAAACATGAGTCTTTCTTATAGTATGTGGCCAGTAATAGTGGTTCCATATAATTTACCGCCTTGGATGTGTATGAAAAGCCAATTCTCGATGATGACTTTGCTAATTCCGGGGCCGAGTGCACCAGGTAAAGACATTGATGTCTTTTTGCGTCCCTTGATTGATGAACTGAAGGAGTTGTGGGAAATTGGTGTTCAAACTTATGATAAATCTACCGATTCTAGTTTTATCTTAAAAGCTGCTGTGCTGTGGACCATTAATGACTTTCCAGCTTATGCCAATTTATCTGGTTGGAGCACTAAGGGTTTTCTGGCATGTCCTGTGTGTAATAAAGATACCAGATCTCAGCCTCTAAGGAGTAAAATTTGTTACATGGCGCATCGTTCCTGGTTGAGAAAAAATCATCCATGGCGCAAACTTCCAGAATTATTCAATAATGAAGTTGAGACAAGAAGACCTCCAAAAGAGTTGTCTGGTGATGACGTATTACTTCAGCTTACTCAGCTTCGACCTTGTAGGCCGGGTAAACACAAAGATAACCCTGATAAGAATAGGAAGCGATTAGCAGTTGAACTGAATTGGACAAAGAAGA TTGTTGGAACGTTGTTGGGCTTAGATAAATCCAAAGATACAATTAAAGCTCGATTAGATTTGCAAGACATGGGAATACGTGAGAGCTTGCATCTAGAAAAGCACGGTGAAAAGTTCAAGAAGCGCCTTGCCTACTATACTATAACTCCACCACAACGACTACAATTCTGTGAATGGATGAGCACTACAACATTTCCTGATGGGTATGTATCCAATATATCTCGAAATGTTAAAGATGAGAAAATCACAGGTTTAAAGACTCATGATTGCCATGTGTTGCTACAACGACTACTTCCAGTTGGAATTCTGCCATTCTTGAGCAAAGATGTTTGTGATCCTATAGTTGAATTAGCAAGTTTCTTTGAACAGATTTGTGCAAAAACATTAAAGGTAGCAGACTTAGACCGATTGCAGCGTGACATTGTGGTTATTTTATGCAAGCTTGAGCAGATATTCCCGCCTGCATTCTTCGACATTATGATCCACTTAGCTGTGCATTTGCCACAAGAAGCCAAAATTGCAGGACCAGTTGGATATAGATGGATGTTTCCAATAGAAAG TCaacattatgaaattttgaaaagaGAGAGTCCAGTCAAGCTAGAAGAGAGACAAAGAGATCAGTTTCCTTCATGGTTCAAGACTCATATTACAGAATTATATAACCTGGGTTCAAGTGATGTGACCAAAGAATTATATGCATTAGCATTTGGTCCAGAGGATAGTGTTGGTACCTACACGATTTGTAATGCAAATGGTGTTCGATGGCATGTCAAACAGCTCGAGCAAACCAGAACAATGCAGAATAGTGGGATCATGGTTCCAGGATCACATAATAACAGTGAAAGTGACTTTTACGGGCAGTTGGTTAGCATCGTCAAATTAGACTTTCCGTACGGCTATTCAGTTTTTCTATTCAAAG ATCCGTATATACTTGCAAAGCAAGCACAACAAGTGTTTTACCTTGATGATCTGAAGTTAGGTGCTGGTTGGAAAGTCATTCAAAAGATTCGACACAGACATATATGGGATGTGCTTGAGAATGAAGAATCTCATGATACCGAAACAAGTTATGTTGATGGAGTAGACCAAGAAGAAGAGGCTAGCAATATCACTCATCCCATTGAAGAGAATGTTAATTCAATGCCAACACTTTGTAGAAGAGATGTCGAACCTGAAATTGTTGGTTTGAGTAGCAAAGATATTGAACAAAGCAACATAAGTGATGATGATTTTATCGATGATAATCCCCTACAAGAGGAATTACTATCAGGAGATGAAGATAACACTCGAGAAAGTGATGGATACAGTGACTTGGATTAA